The Bubalus bubalis isolate 160015118507 breed Murrah chromosome 18, NDDB_SH_1, whole genome shotgun sequence genome contains a region encoding:
- the VPS4A gene encoding vacuolar protein sorting-associated protein 4A isoform X2 translates to MTTSTLQKAIDLVTKATEEDKAKNYEEALRLYQHAVEYFLHAIKYEAHSDKAKESIRAKCMQYLDRAEKLKDYLRNKEKHGKKPVKENQSESKGDSDSEGDNPEKKKLQEQLMGAVVMEKPNIRWNDVAGLEGAKEALKEAVILPIKFPHLFTGKRTPWRGILLFGPPGTGKSYLAKAVATEANNSTFFSVSSSDLMSKWLGESEKLVKNLFELARQHKPSIIFIDEVDSLCGSRNENESEAARRIKTEFLVQMQGVGNNNDGTLVLGATNIPWVLDSAIRRRFEKRIYIPLPEEAARAQMFRLHLGSTPHNLTEANIHELARKTEGYSGADISVIVRDSLMQPVRKVQSATHFKKVCGPSRTNPSVMIDDLLTPCSPGDPGAIEMTWMDVPGDKLLEPVVCMSDMLRSLATTRPTVNAEDLMKVKKFSEDFGQES, encoded by the exons ATGACAACGTCAACCCTCCAG AAAGCCATTGATCTGGTGACAAAAGCCACAGAAGAGGATAAAGCCAAGAATTACGAGGAGGCGCTCCGGCTCTACCAGCATGCCGTGGAGTACTTCCTGCACGCTATCAAAT ATGAAGCACACAGTGACAAAGCCAAGGAGAGCATTCGAGCCAAGTGCATGCAGTACCTGGACCGGGCGGAGAAGCTGAAGGATTACTTACGAAACAAAGAGAAGCATGGCAAGAAGCCAGTCAAAGAGAATCAAAGCGAGAGTAAGGG TGATAGTGACAGTGAAGGGGAtaatccagagaaaaagaaattgcaaGAGCAGCTGATGG GTGCCGTCGTGATGGAGAAGCCCAACATCCGGTGGAATGATGtggctgggctggagggagccAAGGAGGCCCTCAAAGAAGCTGTCATTTTGCCAATTAAATTCCCGCACTTGTTCACAG GCAAGCGCACCCCTTGGCGGGGGATACTGCTCTTTGGACCACCCGGCACAGGGAAATCCTACCTGGCCAAAGCAGTGGCAACGGAGGCCAACAACTCCACCTTCTTCTCTGTGTCCTCCTCAGACTTGATGTCTAAGTGGCTGGGGGAGAGCGAGAA GCTAGTCAAGAACCTGTTTGAGCTGGCCCGCCAGCACAAGCCCTCCATCATCTTCATCGACGAGGTGGATTCACTCTGTGGATCCCGCAACGAGAATGAGAGCGAGGCTGCCCGCAGGATCAAAACCGAGTTCCTAGTCCAGATGCAGG GGGTGGGGAACAACAATGATGGGACTCTGGTGCTAGGTGCCACAAACATCCCGTGGGTGTTGGACTCGGCCATTAGAAGGAG GTTTGAAAAGCGAATTTATATCCCATTGCCGGAGGAGGCCGCCCGTGCCCAGATGTTCCGATTGCATCTGGGGAGCACTCCTCACAACCTCACAGAGGCCAACATCCATGAGCTGGCCCGGAAGACAGAAGGCTACTCGGGTGCAGACATCAGCGTCATTGTGCGGGACTCCCTCATGCAGCCCGTGAGGAAAGTGCAGTCGGCAACACACTTCAAAAAG GTCTGTGGCCCTTCCCGCACCAACCCTAGCGTTATGATTGATGACCTCCTGACCCCATGCTCACCGGGAGACCCAGGGGCCATAGAGATGACTTGGATGGACGTCCCTGGTGACA
- the VPS4A gene encoding vacuolar protein sorting-associated protein 4A isoform X1, producing the protein MTTSTLQKAIDLVTKATEEDKAKNYEEALRLYQHAVEYFLHAIKYEAHSDKAKESIRAKCMQYLDRAEKLKDYLRNKEKHGKKPVKENQSESKGSDSDSEGDNPEKKKLQEQLMGAVVMEKPNIRWNDVAGLEGAKEALKEAVILPIKFPHLFTGKRTPWRGILLFGPPGTGKSYLAKAVATEANNSTFFSVSSSDLMSKWLGESEKLVKNLFELARQHKPSIIFIDEVDSLCGSRNENESEAARRIKTEFLVQMQGVGNNNDGTLVLGATNIPWVLDSAIRRRFEKRIYIPLPEEAARAQMFRLHLGSTPHNLTEANIHELARKTEGYSGADISVIVRDSLMQPVRKVQSATHFKKVCGPSRTNPSVMIDDLLTPCSPGDPGAIEMTWMDVPGDKLLEPVVCMSDMLRSLATTRPTVNAEDLMKVKKFSEDFGQES; encoded by the exons ATGACAACGTCAACCCTCCAG AAAGCCATTGATCTGGTGACAAAAGCCACAGAAGAGGATAAAGCCAAGAATTACGAGGAGGCGCTCCGGCTCTACCAGCATGCCGTGGAGTACTTCCTGCACGCTATCAAAT ATGAAGCACACAGTGACAAAGCCAAGGAGAGCATTCGAGCCAAGTGCATGCAGTACCTGGACCGGGCGGAGAAGCTGAAGGATTACTTACGAAACAAAGAGAAGCATGGCAAGAAGCCAGTCAAAGAGAATCAAAGCGAGAGTAAGGG CAGTGATAGTGACAGTGAAGGGGAtaatccagagaaaaagaaattgcaaGAGCAGCTGATGG GTGCCGTCGTGATGGAGAAGCCCAACATCCGGTGGAATGATGtggctgggctggagggagccAAGGAGGCCCTCAAAGAAGCTGTCATTTTGCCAATTAAATTCCCGCACTTGTTCACAG GCAAGCGCACCCCTTGGCGGGGGATACTGCTCTTTGGACCACCCGGCACAGGGAAATCCTACCTGGCCAAAGCAGTGGCAACGGAGGCCAACAACTCCACCTTCTTCTCTGTGTCCTCCTCAGACTTGATGTCTAAGTGGCTGGGGGAGAGCGAGAA GCTAGTCAAGAACCTGTTTGAGCTGGCCCGCCAGCACAAGCCCTCCATCATCTTCATCGACGAGGTGGATTCACTCTGTGGATCCCGCAACGAGAATGAGAGCGAGGCTGCCCGCAGGATCAAAACCGAGTTCCTAGTCCAGATGCAGG GGGTGGGGAACAACAATGATGGGACTCTGGTGCTAGGTGCCACAAACATCCCGTGGGTGTTGGACTCGGCCATTAGAAGGAG GTTTGAAAAGCGAATTTATATCCCATTGCCGGAGGAGGCCGCCCGTGCCCAGATGTTCCGATTGCATCTGGGGAGCACTCCTCACAACCTCACAGAGGCCAACATCCATGAGCTGGCCCGGAAGACAGAAGGCTACTCGGGTGCAGACATCAGCGTCATTGTGCGGGACTCCCTCATGCAGCCCGTGAGGAAAGTGCAGTCGGCAACACACTTCAAAAAG GTCTGTGGCCCTTCCCGCACCAACCCTAGCGTTATGATTGATGACCTCCTGACCCCATGCTCACCGGGAGACCCAGGGGCCATAGAGATGACTTGGATGGACGTCCCTGGTGACA